A single window of Nicotiana tomentosiformis chromosome 1, ASM39032v3, whole genome shotgun sequence DNA harbors:
- the LOC138906701 gene encoding uncharacterized protein: MVKWIKTPVLSVKLNSNGSCVEGKCGGEGIIRDYQGFTIFAYSMQLGPGTSNIAEAAALLFAREWKSPWKIEKYVREIQKLVEEHGFTIFHCYREANKPADKLAAISHFRKGTHIFNSFFDLPNQVKGLVNRTDAGSNRQKHPSLYMIHHELFCQLENLESSEAYFWLGQTLVVSSR, from the exons ATGGTTAAATGGATCAAAACCCCAGTGTTAAGTGTCAAGCTCAATAGCAATGGGAGTTGTGTAGaaggaaaatgtggaggagaaGGGATTATCAGAGATTACCAGGGATTCACCATCTTTGCCTACTCCATGCAACTAGGACCGGGCACCAGCAATATAGCAGAAGCCGCAGCTTTGCTTTTTG CTCGGGAATGGAAGTCCCCTTGGAAAATTGAAAAGTACGTTAGGGAAATTCAAAAGCTAGTTGAAGAACATGGATTCACTATCTTTCACTGCTATAGAGAGGCAAATAAGCCGGCGGACAAACTAGCAGCTATCAGCCATTTCAGAAAGGGGACCCATATTTTCAACTCTTTCTTTGATCTACCTAATCAAGTCAAAGGCCTTGTAAATAGGACAGATGCAGGGTCAAACAGACAAAAACATCCATCTTTATATATGATCCACCATGAACTTTTTTGTCAACTTGAGAATCTTGAGTCTTCTGAAGCATACTTTTGGTTAGGACAAACTCTAGTAGTTTCTTCTCGATGA